In Deinococcus puniceus, one genomic interval encodes:
- a CDS encoding amylo-alpha-1,6-glucosidase has protein sequence MTGSPAAPPHPASAYTFGPHAVRNPDLEVLLTDGLGGFALSSLAGVPTRCYSGLAVSQQPPVRRYSHLVSPLEVLRVGAEDIVLHALEIAPGVFEGRGLETLTGATTWDLLPEREQLVRGVRMRRRMCAPRHSGAVVYLYEVQSRVPVTLTLGGFFVDRDMHHVHRAAPKLGFAVQPGGRQVRVQGERETRATLYLPQGGGVTSDSLTPAPFSQRVYYRHDAARGEPDVEYTQGAALWQVQFPAGGGQVALVVQGVVEAQEPLTIPDPWAAYRQEATRRRQLAEQAWQASGVRDDVVATLAVAADAYLVQRVNVGSSSRSLSVIAGYPWFADWGRDAMIALSGLTLVTGRYEEARDILGTFLGSLRRGLTPNNFLDDGTGAGYNTVDGALWLAVALERYARTTGDGPFVRAALPQLRELLRWHVQGTDHGIAADPTDGLLRAGEPGVQLTWMDVKIRDWVVTPRHGKPVEIQALWLAALGAEARLSEAFGEPPMYAELLGRAHQGFSALWESGLGADLPPARSAPHPSLGPPSPAPLGMGGLTGMFGMGSIGLSDTGSRNDVLSGPVLRPPTPLNTPTAPTPPAAALADLLAPDPSNDNGSWQPDRSVRPNAAIALSLPDTPATAAQTDAVIRDIETHLLTPVGLHTLSPLDPRYLGNYGGPQLVRDAAYHQGTVWPWPLGAFVEVLLSRGEVRRARAALAGLTGHIWEAGLGHVSEVFAGDSLTPGGCPFQAWSVAEVLRAHVLVARAEAAALNQN, from the coding sequence ATGACCGGTTCGCCCGCTGCCCCTCCCCATCCTGCCTCGGCCTACACGTTTGGGCCGCACGCTGTCCGCAATCCTGATCTGGAGGTGCTGCTGACCGATGGCCTCGGCGGATTTGCCCTGTCCAGTTTGGCAGGCGTGCCCACCCGCTGTTATTCGGGGCTGGCGGTCAGTCAGCAGCCACCGGTGCGCCGTTATTCACACTTGGTGTCGCCGCTGGAGGTGCTGCGGGTGGGCGCGGAAGACATCGTGCTGCACGCCCTAGAAATTGCGCCGGGGGTCTTTGAGGGACGCGGGCTGGAAACGTTGACAGGCGCGACCACTTGGGACTTGCTGCCCGAACGCGAGCAGTTGGTACGCGGGGTGCGGATGCGCCGCCGGATGTGTGCACCCCGGCATTCCGGCGCGGTGGTGTATCTGTACGAGGTGCAGAGCCGCGTGCCCGTAACCCTGACACTGGGCGGGTTTTTTGTAGACCGGGACATGCACCATGTTCACCGCGCCGCGCCCAAGTTGGGGTTCGCCGTGCAGCCGGGGGGAAGGCAGGTGCGCGTGCAGGGCGAGCGGGAAACGCGGGCCACGCTGTATCTGCCGCAGGGTGGGGGCGTGACCTCCGATTCCCTCACCCCGGCCCCCTTTTCGCAGCGGGTGTACTACCGCCACGACGCCGCACGCGGAGAACCGGACGTGGAGTACACGCAGGGCGCAGCACTCTGGCAGGTGCAGTTTCCGGCGGGCGGCGGGCAGGTAGCGCTGGTGGTGCAGGGCGTGGTGGAGGCACAGGAGCCGCTGACCATTCCCGATCCTTGGGCCGCCTACAGGCAGGAGGCCACGCGCCGCCGCCAACTGGCCGAGCAGGCGTGGCAGGCGTCCGGCGTGCGGGATGATGTGGTGGCAACACTGGCGGTGGCCGCCGACGCCTACCTCGTGCAGCGGGTGAATGTGGGCAGCAGTTCCCGCAGCCTCAGCGTCATCGCGGGCTATCCGTGGTTTGCCGATTGGGGCCGCGACGCCATGATCGCCCTGTCGGGGCTGACACTGGTCACGGGAAGGTACGAGGAAGCCCGCGACATCTTGGGCACCTTTTTGGGATCGCTGCGGCGCGGGCTGACGCCCAATAATTTTCTTGATGACGGCACGGGCGCGGGCTACAACACCGTAGACGGGGCATTGTGGCTTGCGGTGGCGCTGGAACGGTATGCCCGCACCACTGGAGACGGCCCTTTTGTGCGGGCGGCCCTGCCCCAACTGCGCGAACTGTTGCGCTGGCACGTGCAAGGCACCGATCACGGGATTGCCGCCGACCCCACCGACGGTCTGCTGCGGGCCGGAGAACCGGGCGTACAACTGACGTGGATGGACGTGAAAATTAGGGACTGGGTGGTGACGCCCCGGCACGGCAAACCCGTAGAAATTCAGGCGTTGTGGCTGGCCGCGCTGGGGGCCGAAGCCCGCTTGTCGGAGGCATTTGGCGAGCCGCCCATGTACGCCGAGTTGCTGGGCCGTGCCCATCAGGGATTTTCGGCGCTGTGGGAGTCGGGTCTGGGGGCTGACCTCCCGCCTGCCCGGTCTGCTCCTCATCCTTCACTTGGCCCGCCTTCGCCCGCGCCACTAGGCATGGGCGGCCTGACAGGGATGTTCGGCATGGGTAGCATCGGCCTCAGCGACACGGGCAGCCGCAACGATGTGTTGTCTGGGCCGGTGCTGAGGCCGCCCACGCCCCTCAACACCCCCACCGCGCCCACGCCGCCCGCCGCTGCCTTGGCCGACTTGTTGGCCCCCGACCCTAGCAACGACAACGGCTCTTGGCAGCCTGACCGCAGCGTGCGCCCCAACGCCGCCATCGCGCTGTCCTTGCCCGATACGCCCGCCACCGCTGCCCAAACCGACGCCGTGATTCGGGATATAGAAACGCACCTGCTGACGCCCGTGGGCCTGCACACCCTCTCGCCGCTTGACCCGCGCTACTTGGGCAATTACGGCGGGCCACAACTGGTGCGCGACGCGGCCTACCATCAGGGCACGGTCTGGCCCTGGCCGCTGGGCGCGTTTGTAGAAGTGCTGCTGTCGCGCGGAGAAGTACGCCGCGCCCGCGCTGCCCTCGCGGGCCTGACCGGGCACATTTGGGAAGCGGGGCTGGGCCACGTCTCGGAAGTCTTTGCCGGAGACAGTCTGACCCCCGGCGGCTGCCCTTTTCAGGCCTGGAGCGTGGCCGAGGTGCTGAGGGCGCATGTGCTGGTGGCACGGGCCGAAGCCGCCGCGCTGAACCAAAACTGA
- a CDS encoding DUF456 domain-containing protein — protein MSLAFLIFLVAWIVGMIGTFIPAVPATIIIFAGTVAATLIDGFQVWPDLPFLLTFAVITFLISMVDNVASAWGARKYGGSKQAVWGALIGGLVGIFIPFGLIVGPLAGALIAELFVVRKPVPEAIRAAWGTLVGLLTGLAAKLVLHLLIGIYELWRLWDPAKSVFG, from the coding sequence ATGAGTCTTGCTTTTTTAATCTTCCTTGTCGCGTGGATCGTGGGCATGATCGGCACGTTTATTCCCGCCGTGCCCGCCACCATCATCATTTTCGCCGGAACGGTGGCCGCTACCCTTATTGACGGCTTTCAGGTCTGGCCTGACCTTCCCTTTCTGCTCACCTTCGCCGTCATCACGTTTCTGATTTCTATGGTGGACAACGTGGCGAGTGCGTGGGGCGCACGCAAATACGGCGGCAGCAAACAAGCTGTGTGGGGCGCTCTGATCGGCGGGCTTGTCGGGATTTTCATTCCCTTCGGCCTGATCGTGGGGCCACTGGCCGGGGCGCTGATTGCCGAGTTGTTTGTGGTGCGGAAGCCCGTGCCAGAAGCCATTCGGGCAGCGTGGGGCACGTTGGTGGGGCTGCTGACCGGACTGGCAGCCAAACTGGTGCTGCACCTGCTGATCGGCATCTACGAACTGTGGCGCTTGTGGGATCCGGCCAAGAGCGTGTTCGGGTAA
- a CDS encoding NUDIX hydrolase, with amino-acid sequence MTGTLELPPQAMQVGLAVDVAAFAMHAGELRVLLVQRGALPHARDWALPGGFVHGGEELHEAALRELRTETTVQLEPRHLEQFYTFGEVDRDPRGRIVSVAHLAVLPHGTVRVTAGGHTLGAAWLSAHQPPPLAFDHHLILDRAIKRLQLRLEYANLALEFLPDTFTLPELQGVYEAILDRKLDKRNFRKRLLTQGILTPSGERRSGVGRPAQLYKRAKNARVAAL; translated from the coding sequence ATGACAGGCACGCTCGAACTTCCTCCGCAGGCCATGCAAGTGGGCTTGGCCGTGGATGTGGCCGCGTTTGCCATGCATGCCGGAGAACTGCGGGTGCTGCTCGTTCAGCGCGGCGCACTGCCACACGCCCGCGATTGGGCCTTGCCGGGCGGTTTTGTTCATGGCGGCGAGGAACTGCACGAGGCAGCCCTGCGCGAATTGCGTACCGAAACGACGGTGCAACTGGAACCCCGGCACCTAGAGCAGTTTTATACCTTTGGCGAGGTCGACCGTGACCCGCGTGGCCGGATCGTGAGCGTGGCGCACTTGGCGGTGTTGCCGCACGGCACCGTGCGCGTGACGGCGGGCGGGCATACGCTGGGCGCGGCGTGGCTGAGTGCCCACCAACCGCCGCCGCTGGCCTTCGATCATCACCTGATTCTGGATAGGGCCATCAAGCGGCTGCAACTGCGGCTGGAGTATGCGAACCTTGCCCTCGAATTTTTGCCCGATACCTTTACGCTGCCGGAATTGCAGGGCGTGTACGAGGCGATCCTAGACCGCAAGCTGGACAAGCGCAATTTCCGCAAACGCCTGCTGACTCAGGGAATTCTGACCCCCAGCGGAGAACGGCGCAGCGGCGTAGGACGGCCTGCCCAACTGTACAAACGGGCCAAGAATGCGCGGGTAGCGGCGCTGTAA
- a CDS encoding CPBP family intramembrane glutamic endopeptidase: MTAPDAPSSPTHTQPEPPAPTWPADELPAEYPVKPPTDSGIRAVDGNRAALTLLLTQNVVSAVLMSQGVPLGTALLLSFVVNAILAVTVFKPAMQALVRDSRWRTPPSWGLALAAFVLAFLASRAFALFFLVLFPAGAGAIPQFLSQGADLWALLLAAGLLIPFAEEVAFRGLMMRGHERAAGFTVAALMSSFAFAVAHGVPASIAGILPLAYAMARLTQHTGSLWNAVIVHALNNSIAVGLGAFLAGRNLPDPTESAELLRNPALTIPLALGALLFGSVVLLVLHLWLVPRPDPAVKSAPGPWLSAAYVGVVLFGVVAGVLTLPAVTQMISGLQ, encoded by the coding sequence ATGACGGCCCCGGACGCCCCTTCATCCCCGACGCACACCCAGCCTGAGCCACCTGCGCCAACTTGGCCCGCCGACGAATTGCCCGCCGAATACCCAGTCAAGCCGCCCACCGATTCCGGGATTCGGGCGGTGGACGGCAACCGGGCCGCGCTGACCCTGCTCCTGACTCAAAATGTGGTGTCGGCCGTGCTGATGTCTCAGGGCGTGCCGCTGGGAACGGCGCTGCTACTGTCGTTCGTAGTCAATGCCATTTTGGCAGTCACCGTCTTTAAGCCCGCCATGCAAGCATTGGTGCGCGATTCGCGTTGGCGCACGCCGCCTTCTTGGGGGTTGGCGCTCGCCGCGTTCGTGCTGGCGTTCTTGGCGTCACGGGCCTTCGCGCTGTTTTTTTTGGTGCTCTTTCCGGCGGGCGCGGGGGCCATTCCGCAGTTTCTCAGTCAGGGGGCCGACTTGTGGGCGCTGCTGTTGGCGGCGGGCCTGCTGATTCCTTTTGCCGAAGAAGTGGCCTTCCGGGGCCTGATGATGCGCGGGCACGAGCGGGCGGCGGGCTTTACGGTAGCGGCCCTGATGTCCAGCTTCGCTTTTGCCGTAGCGCACGGTGTCCCGGCCAGCATCGCGGGCATTTTGCCCTTGGCCTACGCGATGGCCCGCCTGACGCAGCACACCGGAAGCCTCTGGAACGCCGTCATCGTCCATGCCCTCAACAACTCCATTGCTGTCGGGCTGGGCGCGTTTTTGGCGGGCCGCAACCTGCCCGATCCCACCGAGAGTGCCGAACTGCTCCGCAACCCCGCGCTGACTATTCCGCTGGCACTGGGGGCACTCTTGTTCGGCAGTGTGGTGCTGCTGGTGCTGCATCTGTGGCTGGTGCCCAGACCTGACCCTGCGGTGAAAAGTGCGCCGGGGCCGTGGCTCAGCGCCGCTTACGTGGGCGTCGTGCTGTTTGGCGTGGTGGCGGGCGTGCTGACCCTGCCCGCCGTCACGCAGATGATCAGCGGATTGCAGTGA